One part of the Archangium lipolyticum genome encodes these proteins:
- a CDS encoding glycosyltransferase family 4 protein, with protein sequence MCYRLSMRDLTSPPPSVPARLSAPGKVRRVLMTAGTANAGGVWTYALELSRALGRRGVAVTLATQGEPLTAAQWTEVHAVPGLSVEQSTWKEEGTEDCWEDVAAAGRWLLELESRLRPDAVHLNGYCHGALPWRRRPLVVGHGCPLAWSEAVTGEPALERDVRHRWEVTRGLRAAGHVVTPTASMLEGLERHYGPLPRATVIPHARRCEDFLPSSVREPFILSTGRLWDEARNLEVLETVAPRLDWPVFVAGDCRHPDGGEVRARYVRSLGKLPPKELARYMGRASIFTLPARYSPFGLPVLEAALAGCALVLGDIPSLREVWEGAAVFVPPDDIDVLARALSRLASEPVLRNRMSTLARTRALEFSPERMVDAYLAVYADLDRASALAPPAHPQLARAT encoded by the coding sequence ACAGCGGGCACCGCCAACGCTGGCGGCGTGTGGACCTACGCATTGGAGCTCAGCCGGGCCCTGGGCCGCCGGGGCGTGGCGGTGACACTGGCCACCCAGGGCGAGCCCCTCACCGCGGCTCAGTGGACCGAGGTCCACGCCGTGCCGGGGCTCTCCGTCGAGCAGAGCACCTGGAAGGAGGAAGGGACGGAGGACTGCTGGGAGGACGTGGCGGCGGCGGGGCGGTGGTTGCTGGAGCTGGAGTCGCGTCTCCGGCCGGATGCGGTGCACCTCAATGGTTATTGCCACGGCGCGCTGCCGTGGCGGCGCAGGCCGTTGGTGGTGGGCCATGGGTGCCCCCTCGCGTGGTCGGAGGCGGTGACGGGCGAGCCGGCCCTGGAGCGGGATGTGCGCCATCGCTGGGAGGTGACTCGGGGCCTGCGCGCCGCCGGTCACGTGGTCACCCCCACCGCCTCCATGCTGGAGGGACTGGAGCGCCACTACGGGCCGCTGCCCCGGGCCACCGTCATCCCCCATGCGCGCCGGTGCGAGGACTTCCTCCCCAGCTCCGTGCGCGAGCCCTTCATCCTCTCCACGGGCCGCCTGTGGGACGAGGCGAGAAACCTGGAGGTACTGGAGACGGTGGCTCCCAGGTTGGACTGGCCGGTGTTCGTCGCCGGCGACTGTCGGCATCCCGACGGAGGCGAGGTGCGCGCGCGCTACGTGCGCTCCCTGGGGAAGCTGCCGCCGAAGGAGCTCGCCAGGTACATGGGCCGCGCCTCCATCTTCACGCTGCCCGCGCGCTACTCGCCCTTCGGCCTGCCCGTGTTGGAGGCCGCGCTCGCCGGGTGTGCGCTGGTGTTGGGAGACATCCCCTCCCTGCGCGAGGTGTGGGAGGGCGCGGCAGTCTTCGTTCCACCGGATGACATCGACGTGCTCGCGCGAGCGTTGAGCAGACTCGCTTCCGAGCCCGTTCTGCGCAACCGGATGTCAACCCTTGCACGGACGCGTGCGTTGGAGTTCTCCCCAGAGCGCATGGTGGATGCCTACCTTGCGGTCTACGCCGACCTGGACCGCGCGTCCGCGTTGGCGCCTCCCGCCCATCCCCAGCTGGCGCGGGCGACGTGA
- a CDS encoding glycosyltransferase family 2 protein — MEDEPPLVSCVMITSRRARFVEQSIRYFLAQDVARKELIIIHEEEGDLPPTLPEGAGIRVERVPRGLSLGEKRNAGVALARGGIIAQWDDDDWYGPQRLSRQLAPLLEGTADITALQGALVFELDAWNFWACSPRLHARMFLKDVIGGTLVYRRDLWREGVRYPPANLREDADFLVAAMQRGARLARLSARDLFLYVRHGRNTWRFAPGHLLDPGEWWKVLEPASLGADRAFYLAQRNRPSTPDVAVSPPARSRVSCIMPTFDREEFVPRAIRHFLRQGHPDTELIIVDDGSRPVEELIPDDARIHYLREGRRSSIGHKRNLACERATGEIILHWDDDDWMASDWIELQARVLLGELADVCGLSRPLFYNPVRREAWRYEYPRHERPWVHGGTLCYTRSLWRRNPFPDTSHGEDVLFLQGPEPKKLVAHSHWDKYVAYLHTKNTSARPRMGSRWRPIPVTEVERLMLADGRPHRPGLLSPNTFIR, encoded by the coding sequence ATGGAGGATGAACCCCCGCTGGTGAGCTGCGTGATGATCACCTCCCGGCGGGCGCGCTTCGTCGAGCAGTCCATCCGCTACTTCCTGGCGCAGGACGTCGCGCGGAAGGAGCTCATCATCATTCATGAGGAGGAGGGAGACCTGCCTCCCACCCTCCCGGAGGGAGCCGGCATCCGCGTGGAGCGCGTCCCGCGCGGCCTGTCTCTTGGCGAGAAGCGCAATGCCGGCGTGGCCCTGGCGCGGGGCGGCATCATCGCGCAGTGGGACGATGACGACTGGTACGGCCCCCAGCGCCTGAGCCGCCAGCTCGCGCCCCTGCTCGAGGGGACCGCCGACATCACGGCGCTCCAGGGGGCGCTGGTCTTCGAGCTCGACGCCTGGAACTTCTGGGCGTGCAGCCCCCGGCTCCACGCGCGCATGTTCCTGAAGGACGTGATTGGCGGCACACTCGTCTACCGCCGCGACCTCTGGCGGGAGGGCGTGCGCTACCCTCCGGCCAATCTCCGCGAGGACGCGGACTTCCTGGTCGCGGCCATGCAACGAGGGGCCCGCCTCGCCAGGCTCTCCGCGAGGGACCTCTTCCTCTACGTGCGCCACGGGCGCAACACCTGGCGGTTCGCACCCGGTCACCTCCTGGACCCCGGGGAGTGGTGGAAGGTGCTGGAGCCCGCGAGCCTCGGAGCGGACCGGGCGTTCTACCTCGCGCAGCGCAACCGGCCCTCCACCCCGGACGTGGCCGTGAGCCCCCCGGCGCGCTCCCGGGTCTCGTGCATCATGCCGACCTTCGACCGGGAAGAGTTCGTGCCCCGGGCGATCCGGCACTTCCTGCGGCAGGGCCATCCCGACACCGAGCTCATCATCGTGGACGATGGCTCGCGTCCCGTGGAGGAGCTGATTCCGGACGACGCCCGCATCCACTACCTGCGCGAAGGGAGACGGAGCTCCATCGGCCACAAGCGCAACCTGGCCTGCGAGCGCGCGACCGGGGAAATCATCCTGCACTGGGATGACGACGACTGGATGGCGTCGGACTGGATCGAGCTGCAGGCCCGCGTCCTTCTCGGCGAGCTCGCGGACGTGTGCGGGCTGAGCAGGCCCCTGTTCTACAACCCGGTGCGCCGGGAGGCCTGGCGCTACGAGTACCCGCGGCACGAGCGGCCCTGGGTCCATGGCGGCACGCTCTGCTACACCCGCTCGCTCTGGCGGCGGAACCCGTTCCCCGATACGAGCCACGGCGAGGACGTGCTCTTCCTCCAGGGCCCCGAGCCGAAGAAGCTCGTCGCCCACTCCCACTGGGACAAGTACGTCGCCTACCTGCACACGAAGAACACGAGCGCCAGGCCGCGCATGGGCTCGAGGTGGCGCCCCATCCCCGTCACCGAGGTGGAGCGGTTGATGCTGGCCGACGGCCGGCCTCACCGCCCGGGTTTGCTGAGCCCCAACACCTTCATCCGGTAG
- a CDS encoding CgeB family protein: MSSHGLRIAFFGSSLVSAWWNGAAMYYRGILRALHARGHRVTFYEPDLPGSQGHRDLPAAPEWARVVVYPVEGTDGLERCLEEARGADVVVKASGVGVFDELLEARVLELKSGHIQVVFWDLDAPVTLERVTRNPEDPFRALIPRYDRILTQGGGDPVVLAYRDLGARDCIPVYSAVDPDVHHPVPPDVRFDCDLAFLDERLPDLERRVESFFLRAADLLPDKQFLLGGDGWSERQRPSNIRYVGHLAPGERNVVRSTARAVLDVSRDGMARFGFSPAPRLFEAASAGACLITDAWEGIELFLEPGRECLVAQDGLEVAEAVLCLTDDGVRELGAAARRRVLAEHTYAHRAVRVEQALGYTSRSSAIREFVA; encoded by the coding sequence ATGAGCAGCCACGGACTTCGGATCGCCTTCTTCGGCTCGAGCCTCGTCTCGGCCTGGTGGAACGGGGCGGCCATGTACTACCGGGGCATCCTCCGCGCGCTCCACGCGCGGGGTCACCGCGTCACCTTCTATGAGCCGGACCTGCCCGGTTCCCAGGGGCACCGCGACCTGCCGGCCGCTCCGGAGTGGGCGCGCGTGGTGGTGTACCCCGTCGAGGGCACCGACGGGCTGGAGCGGTGTCTGGAGGAGGCCCGGGGCGCGGACGTGGTGGTGAAGGCCAGCGGCGTGGGCGTCTTCGACGAACTGCTGGAGGCGCGGGTGCTGGAGCTCAAGTCCGGCCACATCCAGGTCGTCTTCTGGGACCTGGACGCTCCGGTGACGCTGGAGCGGGTGACGCGCAACCCGGAAGACCCCTTCCGGGCGCTCATCCCGCGCTACGACCGCATCCTCACCCAGGGTGGGGGAGATCCGGTGGTGCTGGCCTACCGCGACCTCGGGGCCCGCGACTGCATTCCCGTGTACAGCGCGGTGGATCCGGACGTGCACCACCCGGTGCCGCCGGACGTGCGCTTCGACTGTGACCTGGCCTTCCTGGACGAGCGGCTGCCGGACCTCGAGCGGCGCGTGGAGTCCTTCTTCCTGCGCGCGGCGGATCTGCTCCCCGACAAGCAATTCCTGCTCGGGGGCGATGGGTGGAGCGAGCGGCAGCGGCCCTCCAACATCCGGTACGTGGGCCACCTGGCCCCGGGGGAGCGCAACGTCGTGCGCAGCACGGCGCGCGCGGTGCTCGACGTGAGCCGGGACGGCATGGCGCGCTTCGGTTTCTCGCCGGCCCCGCGTCTCTTCGAGGCCGCCAGCGCGGGGGCCTGCCTCATCACCGACGCGTGGGAGGGCATCGAGCTCTTCCTGGAGCCGGGCCGCGAGTGTCTGGTGGCGCAGGACGGTCTGGAGGTGGCCGAGGCGGTGCTGTGCCTCACGGATGACGGGGTGCGTGAGCTGGGGGCCGCGGCGCGCCGGCGCGTGCTGGCCGAGCACACGTACGCACACCGCGCGGTGCGGGTGGAGCAGGCCCTCGGTTACACGTCGCGCTCCAGCGCCATCCGGGAGTTCGTGGCCTGA
- a CDS encoding phage tail protein: MRPPRPPIPPIPGPMPLAVPGLPVGSVVSFAGAVVPFPGDTGGDPPEHATLLWRQGWLVCDGRELKVSEYPELFAAIGYLYSKTSSGDTFLLPDLRGYFLRGVDSGSGKDPDAGTRKLTNGDTAPGVGSLQDCALQLHEHDYTKPVASPAGAGPTAEAASLVETVTAPTDSVVQEPGSQQPLFTSPAETRPMNIAMYFIIRFTNFVRV; this comes from the coding sequence ATGCGTCCTCCCCGTCCGCCGATTCCCCCCATTCCCGGCCCCATGCCCCTGGCGGTCCCGGGCCTGCCGGTGGGGAGCGTGGTGTCCTTCGCCGGGGCCGTGGTGCCCTTCCCCGGGGATACGGGGGGAGACCCTCCGGAGCACGCCACGCTCCTGTGGAGACAGGGCTGGCTGGTCTGCGACGGGCGCGAGCTGAAGGTCTCCGAGTACCCCGAGCTGTTCGCGGCGATCGGCTACCTCTACTCGAAGACCTCGAGCGGAGACACCTTCCTGCTCCCCGACCTGCGCGGCTACTTCCTGCGCGGAGTCGACTCGGGCTCCGGGAAGGATCCCGATGCCGGCACGCGGAAGCTGACCAACGGAGACACCGCCCCCGGCGTCGGCTCCCTCCAGGACTGCGCGCTGCAGCTCCACGAGCACGACTACACGAAGCCCGTGGCCAGTCCCGCCGGGGCGGGCCCCACGGCGGAAGCGGCCAGTCTCGTCGAGACCGTGACGGCGCCCACGGACAGCGTCGTCCAGGAGCCGGGCTCCCAGCAGCCGCTCTTCACCTCCCCGGCCGAGACGCGCCCCATGAACATCGCCATGTACTTCATCATCCGGTTCACGAACTTCGTCAGGGTGTGA
- a CDS encoding RNA polymerase sigma factor has protein sequence MPLQEREGRFLLPTGLVEAEGKKRALFLALWEQHREYLHGLCRRHLGSATEAEEAMSELAMKLWRKLPWPEALIHPKGWLRRMALNVCIDLRRGRRSGDWLMELEELENEDGALTSCTRTPEQVLLGRELWGETREHLQALSPGLRQVAELHFVEELPYAVIADQLGLSQVNVRKRIERARTQLRHARLAAP, from the coding sequence ATGCCTCTCCAAGAGAGGGAAGGCCGATTCCTTCTCCCCACGGGACTGGTGGAGGCCGAAGGGAAGAAGCGCGCCCTCTTTCTGGCGCTCTGGGAACAACACCGCGAGTACCTCCACGGGCTCTGCCGCAGACACCTGGGCAGCGCCACGGAAGCGGAGGAGGCCATGAGCGAGCTGGCCATGAAGCTGTGGCGGAAGCTGCCCTGGCCGGAGGCCCTCATCCACCCCAAGGGGTGGCTGCGGCGGATGGCGCTCAACGTCTGCATCGATCTGCGGCGTGGCAGGCGCTCCGGGGACTGGCTCATGGAGCTGGAGGAGCTGGAGAACGAGGACGGGGCCCTCACCTCCTGTACGCGCACCCCCGAGCAGGTGCTCCTCGGGCGCGAGTTGTGGGGCGAGACCCGCGAGCACCTCCAGGCCCTGTCTCCCGGGCTGCGGCAGGTGGCGGAGCTCCACTTCGTGGAGGAGCTGCCCTACGCGGTGATCGCGGATCAGCTGGGCCTGAGCCAGGTCAACGTGCGCAAGCGCATCGAACGGGCTCGCACCCAGCTCCGCCACGCGCGACTCGCGGCTCCGTGA
- a CDS encoding sigma-54 interaction domain-containing protein: protein MGDEQGLVAGVKMREALEAARCVADARVPVVLHGETGTGKEVLAWFIHQHSPRRDKRMTQVNCGAIPKELIESTFFGHERGAFTGAIQQQKGVFEDADGSTLFLDELGELPLAAQASLLRVLETGTFCRVGSSREIAVDVRLIAATHKHLESMVEAGTFRADLYYRLSTIVVEIPPLRERLDEIDLFARHFLELANKSNGRSVQGLAPEALALLRAYPWPGNVRELKNAIERAVVMARGTMICPGDLPERVRLFQAGSSREPSLGSGLMPAVTPPPIARGEGARERLQQYEVQLLSEALEGVGWNRTEAAKRLGIPVRTLAYRMKVLGLSKPGR from the coding sequence GTGGGCGATGAGCAGGGGCTCGTCGCTGGCGTGAAGATGCGTGAGGCACTGGAGGCGGCCCGCTGTGTGGCGGACGCCCGTGTCCCGGTCGTCTTGCATGGGGAGACCGGCACCGGAAAGGAGGTGCTGGCGTGGTTCATCCACCAGCACAGCCCCCGGCGCGACAAGCGCATGACGCAGGTCAACTGCGGCGCCATTCCGAAGGAGCTCATCGAGAGCACCTTCTTCGGCCACGAGCGGGGCGCCTTCACCGGTGCCATCCAGCAGCAGAAGGGCGTCTTCGAAGACGCCGATGGGAGCACGCTCTTCCTCGACGAGCTGGGCGAGCTTCCCCTGGCCGCCCAGGCCTCGCTGCTGCGCGTGCTCGAGACGGGGACCTTCTGCCGCGTCGGTTCGAGCCGGGAGATCGCCGTCGACGTGCGGCTCATCGCCGCCACGCACAAGCATCTCGAGTCCATGGTCGAGGCGGGCACCTTTCGCGCCGACCTCTACTACCGCCTGAGCACCATCGTGGTGGAGATTCCCCCGCTGCGCGAGCGGCTGGATGAAATAGACCTCTTCGCGCGGCACTTCCTCGAGCTCGCCAACAAGTCCAATGGCCGGAGCGTCCAGGGGCTCGCTCCCGAGGCGCTCGCGCTGCTGCGGGCCTACCCCTGGCCGGGGAACGTGCGCGAGCTCAAGAACGCCATCGAGCGGGCCGTCGTGATGGCGCGGGGCACGATGATCTGCCCTGGAGATCTGCCGGAGCGCGTCCGGCTCTTCCAGGCGGGGAGCTCGCGGGAGCCCTCGCTGGGGTCGGGTCTGATGCCCGCGGTGACCCCGCCGCCCATCGCCAGGGGCGAGGGCGCCCGGGAGCGCCTCCAGCAGTACGAGGTGCAGCTCCTGAGCGAGGCGCTGGAGGGCGTTGGCTGGAACCGGACCGAGGCCGCGAAGCGGCTGGGCATTCCCGTGCGGACGCTGGCCTACCGGATGAAGGTGTTGGGGCTCAGCAAACCCGGGCGGTGA